One Streptomyces fagopyri DNA window includes the following coding sequences:
- a CDS encoding thiazolylpeptide-type bacteriocin, which yields MADNTLASLAQEILDLESETFEITDYSDASEVMLGSSTSCSSTSTCSSTTSTTSCTA from the coding sequence ATGGCTGACAACACCCTCGCCTCCCTCGCCCAGGAGATCCTGGACCTGGAGTCGGAGACCTTCGAGATCACCGACTACTCGGACGCCAGTGAGGTCATGCTCGGCTCCTCGACGAGCTGCTCCTCCACCAGCACCTGCTCCAGCACCACCAGCACCACCTCCTGCACCGCCTGA
- a CDS encoding amidohydrolase, translated as MNSDHDRPGTLTGTGAPSGHALPGLNTLLPATTELYLDLHRHPELSGAERRTAARFADRLEADGFRVLRGLGGHGVAAELANGEGPAVLLRAELDALPVAERTGAAYASTVTAAGPDGRPVPVMHACGHDAHLACAAAAARWFAARRDSWRGTLLVVGQPAEETLSGARAMLEDGLYDRITPPDVVLAQHTAAFPAGMVAHADGPVLAGSLTLELRFEGDGGHAATPHLSADPLLAAAGVVTRLPVVAAREADPAERLVVTASSLRTTDAGHTGNVIAAQAVLRVTVRAFSEAALDRAASAVERVARAEAGAAALPPRVTVTQTSRSGVTLATPDVTAAVRSAHVAAFGAARVTGWPATSATEDFPLLTGAGAHLHGRPGIRGGYWMLGTVGPAQWAAAPGTGAAEKLRALPGNHSPHYLPSVRLTLETGTTALVTAGLARLAGPAR; from the coding sequence GTGAACAGCGACCACGACCGACCCGGCACCCTCACGGGCACGGGTGCCCCTTCCGGGCATGCCCTGCCCGGCCTGAACACCCTGCTGCCCGCCACCACCGAGCTGTACCTCGACCTGCACCGGCATCCCGAGCTCTCCGGCGCCGAACGCCGTACCGCCGCCCGGTTCGCGGACCGACTGGAGGCGGACGGCTTCCGCGTGCTGCGCGGCCTCGGCGGCCACGGCGTCGCGGCCGAACTCGCCAACGGCGAGGGCCCGGCCGTCCTCCTGCGGGCCGAACTCGACGCCCTGCCCGTGGCCGAGCGGACCGGTGCCGCCTACGCGAGCACCGTGACCGCCGCCGGACCGGACGGGCGGCCCGTCCCCGTGATGCACGCCTGCGGCCATGACGCCCACCTGGCCTGCGCGGCGGCCGCCGCGCGCTGGTTCGCCGCACGGCGCGACAGCTGGCGCGGCACGCTTCTCGTCGTCGGCCAGCCCGCCGAGGAGACCCTCAGTGGTGCCAGAGCCATGCTGGAGGACGGTCTGTACGACCGGATCACCCCGCCCGACGTGGTCCTCGCGCAGCACACGGCAGCCTTTCCCGCGGGCATGGTGGCCCACGCCGACGGCCCGGTACTGGCCGGCAGTCTGACGCTGGAACTTCGCTTCGAGGGCGACGGCGGCCACGCCGCCACCCCGCATCTCAGCGCCGACCCGCTGCTCGCCGCGGCCGGTGTGGTGACGCGGCTCCCCGTCGTCGCGGCCCGTGAGGCCGATCCCGCGGAGCGGCTGGTCGTCACCGCCTCCTCGCTGCGGACGACGGACGCGGGGCACACCGGCAACGTGATCGCCGCGCAGGCCGTGCTGCGCGTCACGGTCCGTGCCTTCTCCGAGGCGGCCCTGGACCGTGCCGCCTCGGCCGTGGAGCGGGTGGCCCGTGCCGAGGCGGGTGCCGCGGCGCTGCCACCGCGGGTCACCGTCACGCAGACGTCCCGCTCCGGGGTCACGCTCGCCACCCCGGACGTCACCGCCGCCGTCCGCTCCGCCCACGTGGCCGCCTTCGGCGCCGCCCGCGTCACCGGCTGGCCCGCGACCTCGGCCACCGAGGACTTCCCGCTCCTGACCGGCGCGGGCGCCCATCTCCACGGGCGCCCCGGCATCCGGGGCGGCTACTGGATGCTGGGCACCGTCGGCCCCGCGCAGTGGGCGGCCGCCCCCGGCACCGGGGCCGCCGAGAAGCTCCGTGCCCTGCCAGGCAACCACTCGCCCCACTACCTGCCGAGCGTCCGCCTCACCCTGGAGACGGGGACGACCGCGCTCGTGACGGCCGGCCTGGCCCGGCTGGCCGGCCCGGCCCGGTGA
- a CDS encoding arylamine N-acetyltransferase family protein yields MDDSERFDLDAYLERVGWEGGRRADLATLRGVHLAHALSLPFENLEPLTGTAPSLAPADLMAKLVRGRRGGYCYEHNTLLRLALEGLGLTVTGLAGRVVLGAQSVESRPRTHMMLRVTVPGDPRSYLADVGFGAKGALLAPVALVVGEEFEGAGRRHRFIHLPHGGPLELWALQAYDRDAGDWVSQYAFTLEPFAAPDFEVFNWHVGTTPRSPFTRRPYLQRTTPERHLALDGALLVETRADGTVSEHRLTDEAGARRVVEEEFGIAVPEGLTLLG; encoded by the coding sequence ATGGACGACAGCGAGCGGTTCGACCTGGACGCCTATCTGGAACGCGTCGGATGGGAAGGGGGCAGGCGCGCGGATCTCGCGACCCTGCGCGGAGTGCATCTCGCCCACGCCCTGTCCCTGCCCTTCGAGAACCTGGAGCCGCTCACCGGCACGGCCCCCTCCCTCGCCCCCGCCGACCTGATGGCCAAGCTGGTCCGCGGGCGGCGCGGCGGCTACTGCTACGAGCACAACACGCTGCTGCGGCTGGCCCTCGAGGGGCTGGGCCTCACGGTGACCGGCCTGGCGGGCCGGGTCGTGCTCGGAGCGCAGAGCGTGGAGAGCAGGCCGCGTACGCACATGATGCTGCGCGTGACGGTGCCGGGCGATCCGCGGTCGTATCTGGCGGACGTCGGGTTCGGTGCGAAGGGGGCGCTGCTGGCGCCGGTGGCGCTGGTCGTCGGCGAGGAGTTCGAGGGCGCGGGGCGGCGGCACCGGTTCATACATCTGCCGCACGGCGGCCCCCTGGAACTGTGGGCGCTACAGGCGTACGACCGCGACGCGGGGGACTGGGTGAGCCAGTACGCGTTCACCCTGGAGCCGTTCGCCGCGCCGGACTTCGAGGTGTTCAACTGGCACGTCGGCACCACCCCCCGCTCACCCTTCACCCGACGCCCCTACCTGCAGCGGACCACACCCGAACGGCACCTCGCTCTCGACGGCGCCCTCCTCGTCGAGACCCGGGCCGACGGAACGGTGAGCGAGCACAGGCTCACCGACGAGGCCGGGGCGCGGCGCGTGGTGGAGGAGGAGTTCGGGATCGCCGTGCCCGAAGGTCTCACCCTGCTGGGCTGA
- a CDS encoding cytochrome P450: protein MTPAPISAQITDYAHRADPYPLYAELRETPVRREDDGTYLVSTYYEVRGLANDPRLSNDTRNRPPGYARVGQPAEETGLPPSFIFTDPPLHDRLRDTINRPFGPPHSPRFLDGLRGDLAGAVTELLDAFEGKDQVDIVEDFSYPLPVTAICRVLGIPREDEPRFHGWADVLASSLDPHSGDDGREKAQRARDEMGAYLTDLIESKRRHPGPGMLSALAPDMTPKDLEATAVLLLVAGHETTVNAITNTTLTLLRHPDTLQRFQRNPDLAVPLIEEVLRYEPPVQFVPWITALADIDVAGTTIPKGSPVWLMLAAANRDPGRFKDPDRFDPDREDNQHLGFYTGIHYCFGAPLARMELHAAVPELFRRVKDFGLLEDPPPYRANAVLRGPRHLPVAIGGLTA, encoded by the coding sequence ATGACGCCCGCCCCCATCTCCGCGCAGATCACCGACTACGCCCATCGAGCCGATCCGTACCCCCTCTACGCGGAGCTGCGCGAGACACCGGTCAGGCGGGAGGACGACGGCACCTACCTGGTCAGCACCTACTACGAGGTGCGGGGCCTGGCCAACGACCCGCGGCTGAGCAACGACACGCGCAACCGTCCGCCCGGCTACGCCCGCGTCGGGCAACCCGCGGAGGAGACCGGTCTGCCGCCCAGTTTCATCTTCACCGACCCGCCCCTGCACGACCGCCTGCGCGACACCATCAACCGGCCGTTCGGTCCCCCGCACAGCCCCAGATTCCTCGACGGCCTGCGCGGCGACCTGGCCGGGGCCGTCACCGAACTGCTCGACGCCTTCGAGGGCAAGGACCAGGTCGACATCGTCGAGGACTTCTCCTACCCCCTGCCCGTCACGGCCATCTGCAGGGTCCTGGGCATACCCCGGGAGGACGAACCGCGCTTCCACGGCTGGGCCGACGTCCTGGCGTCGTCACTCGATCCCCACTCCGGCGACGACGGCCGGGAGAAGGCGCAGCGGGCACGCGACGAGATGGGCGCCTACCTCACCGATCTGATCGAGAGCAAGCGCCGCCACCCCGGCCCCGGGATGCTCAGCGCGCTCGCTCCCGACATGACACCAAAAGACCTGGAGGCCACCGCGGTGCTGCTCCTGGTCGCCGGCCACGAGACCACCGTCAACGCGATCACCAACACGACCCTCACACTGCTGCGTCACCCCGACACCCTTCAGCGGTTCCAGAGGAATCCGGATCTGGCCGTCCCGCTCATCGAGGAGGTGCTGCGGTACGAACCCCCGGTCCAGTTCGTCCCGTGGATCACCGCGCTGGCCGACATCGACGTCGCCGGCACCACGATCCCCAAGGGTTCGCCGGTCTGGCTCATGCTGGCCGCGGCCAACCGCGACCCCGGACGCTTCAAGGACCCCGACCGGTTCGATCCCGACCGTGAGGACAACCAGCACCTGGGCTTCTACACCGGCATCCACTACTGCTTCGGCGCCCCTCTCGCCCGTATGGAACTCCATGCGGCCGTGCCCGAACTGTTCCGCCGGGTCAAGGACTTCGGCCTGCTCGAGGATCCACCGCCGTACCGGGCCAACGCGGTGCTGCGTGGCCCGCGCCACCTCCCCGTGGCGATCGGAGGTCTGACGGCCTGA
- a CDS encoding NAD(P)/FAD-dependent oxidoreductase: protein MSADTDVEALRHGGRIVVVGASLAGLRAAETLREQGFTGSLTMIGDEPYEPYDRPPLSKQALLGRARPEDTALPRRRDIAAEWRLGVAAESLDRDAERVRLANGDTVPYDRLLITTGTRARPWFNPEEAALDGVFVLRTRDDSARLLRALTKGASRVLVIGAGFTGSEVASACRELGLEVTVAERGPAPLVGALGGVIGAVADRLQRGHGVDLRCGISVTALEGDYVGHLRRAHLSDGSAIDVDVAVVSLGAVRNTEWLAGSGLAAGPRGIACDAGCRVLDVNGIVTDDIYAAGDVARSPHPLFEYQFLSLEHWGNAVEQAEIAAHNMICAGPDRRPHLWLPMFWSSQFGVGIKSVGVPLLGDGLVVTQGALDEKRFVAVYGYRGRVIAAVSFDGAKWLGFYEQQIAAGAPFPPEYRTVDRRTETLLPVGPAFPDPHLPTHGPTVTLTGHSPSERRVEFVPSHA from the coding sequence ATGTCGGCTGACACGGACGTCGAGGCCCTGCGGCACGGGGGCCGCATCGTCGTCGTCGGCGCCTCGCTGGCCGGTCTGCGCGCGGCGGAGACCCTGCGCGAACAGGGCTTCACCGGATCGCTGACCATGATCGGCGACGAGCCGTACGAGCCCTACGACCGGCCGCCGCTGTCCAAGCAGGCGCTGCTCGGGCGAGCGCGGCCCGAGGACACCGCATTGCCGCGGCGACGTGACATCGCCGCCGAATGGCGTCTGGGCGTCGCCGCCGAGAGTCTCGACCGGGACGCCGAGCGGGTTCGTCTGGCGAACGGCGACACCGTGCCCTACGACCGCCTGCTGATCACCACCGGGACCAGGGCGCGGCCCTGGTTCAACCCCGAAGAGGCCGCGCTGGACGGGGTGTTCGTGCTCCGTACGCGCGACGACTCCGCACGCCTGCTCCGGGCCCTGACCAAAGGCGCGTCCAGGGTGCTGGTGATCGGTGCCGGTTTCACGGGATCCGAGGTGGCCTCCGCCTGCCGGGAGCTGGGCCTTGAGGTCACGGTCGCGGAACGCGGCCCGGCACCGCTGGTCGGCGCCCTCGGCGGAGTGATCGGCGCGGTCGCGGACCGGTTGCAGCGCGGACACGGAGTCGACCTGCGCTGTGGCATCAGCGTCACCGCCCTGGAGGGCGACTACGTCGGGCACCTCAGGCGCGCCCACCTGTCCGACGGCTCGGCGATCGACGTGGACGTGGCGGTCGTCTCGCTCGGCGCCGTCCGGAACACCGAATGGCTCGCCGGCTCCGGACTGGCCGCCGGTCCTCGCGGGATCGCCTGCGACGCCGGCTGCCGGGTGCTCGACGTCAACGGGATCGTCACCGACGACATCTACGCCGCCGGTGACGTCGCCCGCAGCCCCCACCCACTTTTCGAATACCAGTTCCTGTCGCTGGAACACTGGGGCAACGCGGTCGAACAGGCCGAGATCGCCGCCCACAACATGATCTGCGCCGGTCCCGATCGCCGTCCGCATCTGTGGCTGCCGATGTTCTGGTCCTCCCAGTTCGGCGTCGGCATCAAGTCGGTGGGTGTCCCCTTGCTGGGCGACGGTCTGGTCGTCACCCAGGGCGCCCTCGACGAGAAGCGGTTCGTCGCGGTGTACGGGTACCGCGGCCGGGTCATCGCCGCGGTGTCCTTCGACGGCGCCAAGTGGCTGGGGTTCTACGAGCAGCAGATCGCGGCCGGCGCGCCCTTCCCGCCCGAGTACCGCACGGTCGACCGCCGCACCGAGACACTGCTGCCGGTCGGCCCGGCGTTCCCCGACCCCCACCTGCCCACCCATGGGCCCACCGTCACGTTGACGGGGCACTCACCGAGCGAGCGGCGTGTCGAGTTCGTCCCGTCACATGCCTGA
- a CDS encoding ferredoxin yields MRLVVDLNRCQGFAQCVFLAPDVFALHGDESLLFTPRFDEAQRDGVEKAAAACPVQAILLDRSDEPTKGAEPHVG; encoded by the coding sequence ATGAGGCTTGTCGTCGATCTCAACCGGTGCCAGGGATTCGCGCAGTGCGTCTTCCTCGCGCCGGACGTGTTCGCCCTGCACGGCGACGAGTCGCTGCTGTTCACCCCTCGCTTCGACGAGGCACAACGCGACGGGGTGGAGAAGGCCGCTGCCGCCTGCCCGGTCCAGGCCATCCTCCTCGACCGCTCCGACGAGCCGACGAAGGGGGCGGAGCCCCATGTCGGCTGA
- a CDS encoding DUF5987 family protein — MTGSDRRTILKALVATLAGLSVGGLDASAASASAASASAASAASESWTTQTLGAFADTLIPGERRSPGDMVIAGAVTGPGAVQAGVVTLLHSPELPVAPLLPAIAALLDARAVAYAALRLIWLSPSRPPFVGLSFADRTALVGGLFDPDDLDRPIWQVMSLLVGLAFDTAGQQDTVEALAQGHPGLTWLRFPEPDADGLWRFPDFSYGRPLAALHPNTTASGSPA, encoded by the coding sequence ATGACCGGGTCCGACCGGAGGACCATCCTCAAGGCACTGGTTGCCACGCTCGCCGGACTGTCCGTCGGCGGCCTGGACGCGTCCGCCGCCTCCGCGTCCGCCGCCTCCGCGTCCGCCGCGTCCGCCGCCTCCGAGAGCTGGACGACCCAGACGCTCGGGGCGTTCGCCGACACCCTGATTCCGGGCGAGCGCCGCTCTCCCGGTGACATGGTGATCGCCGGCGCGGTCACCGGCCCCGGTGCCGTACAGGCCGGTGTCGTCACCCTCCTCCACTCGCCCGAACTGCCGGTGGCGCCGCTGCTGCCGGCGATCGCGGCCCTGCTGGACGCGCGCGCCGTCGCCTACGCGGCCCTCCGGCTGATCTGGCTGTCACCCTCCCGCCCGCCCTTCGTGGGCCTGTCCTTCGCCGACCGCACCGCCCTGGTCGGTGGCCTGTTCGACCCCGATGACCTGGACCGGCCGATCTGGCAGGTGATGAGCCTGCTGGTGGGGCTGGCGTTCGACACCGCCGGACAGCAGGACACCGTCGAGGCCCTCGCCCAGGGCCATCCCGGACTGACGTGGCTGCGGTTCCCCGAGCCCGACGCGGACGGCCTCTGGCGCTTCCCCGATTTCTCCTACGGCCGCCCGCTGGCGGCACTCCATCCGAACACGACCGCTTCGGGGAGCCCGGCATGA
- a CDS encoding FAD-dependent oxidoreductase has product MTAQTTDVLVIGSGFGGAIPAYYLAAAGARVTVLERGPRAAAADFAHSMRLGTYNKIVDVVQGDGVSVVAGNCVGGGSVVYFAASLRAPSFVFERHGGLGRRLWPAALTRAALDPWYDRVEEALPVTRTDWSDVSYAGGVLAAACRRAGHTCNPVPVAVDTGTCTNCNWMLSGCRFDAKRSLLLNYLPAAEAHGAEIRPLHEVQTVTPSPLPGSRYAVGYTVLDPDDYSCTAQAGVIHAKVVVLAAGAVGTPVILQRSALLLGGVPAAVGRYFSGNGDRVSVADVVEDKARSLLGLSHPDGSAYEGLPVGRPITAASYDHLDPAAPEYSRFTLQQIYFPPLTNLLPQAAGSPAWFGVEKRNMRARWRSWLTLLAMTEDDNEGTFGTVPLTGGFTRLAPGLGLGTMTYRPTSRTRGAWGRADTALREILEKDGLSRVRPWSENVADTVTAHPLGSARIGDDPATSALTDSHELRGHSGLFVTDGAAVPTSLTVNPSLTIAALAERAVATIATRAADAGVVLRRDIPLPGR; this is encoded by the coding sequence ATGACGGCGCAGACCACGGACGTCCTGGTGATCGGCAGCGGCTTCGGCGGTGCGATCCCCGCCTACTACCTCGCGGCGGCCGGAGCGCGCGTCACCGTACTGGAGCGCGGACCGCGCGCGGCCGCCGCCGACTTCGCCCATTCGATGCGCCTGGGCACCTACAACAAGATCGTGGACGTGGTCCAGGGCGACGGAGTATCGGTGGTGGCCGGCAACTGCGTCGGCGGCGGCAGCGTCGTCTACTTCGCCGCCTCACTGCGCGCACCGTCCTTCGTCTTCGAGCGCCACGGCGGCCTCGGCCGCCGCCTGTGGCCCGCGGCCCTGACCCGGGCCGCCCTCGACCCCTGGTACGACCGCGTCGAGGAGGCGCTGCCGGTCACCCGGACCGACTGGTCGGACGTGTCCTACGCGGGCGGGGTCCTGGCCGCCGCCTGCCGACGAGCCGGACACACCTGCAATCCCGTCCCGGTGGCCGTCGACACCGGCACCTGCACCAACTGCAACTGGATGCTCTCCGGTTGCCGCTTCGACGCCAAACGCTCCCTGCTGCTCAACTACCTCCCGGCGGCGGAGGCCCACGGCGCGGAGATCCGTCCGCTGCACGAGGTGCAGACCGTCACCCCGTCGCCGCTGCCCGGCTCTCGATACGCCGTCGGCTACACCGTCCTCGATCCCGACGACTACAGCTGCACCGCGCAGGCCGGCGTCATCCACGCCAAGGTCGTCGTGCTCGCCGCCGGTGCCGTGGGCACGCCCGTGATCCTCCAGCGCTCGGCTCTCCTCCTCGGGGGCGTTCCGGCCGCCGTGGGACGGTACTTCTCCGGCAACGGCGACCGCGTGAGCGTCGCCGACGTGGTCGAGGACAAGGCGCGCTCACTGCTGGGACTGTCACATCCGGACGGGTCCGCGTACGAGGGGCTGCCCGTGGGCAGGCCCATCACCGCCGCCAGCTACGACCACCTGGACCCGGCCGCCCCGGAGTACAGCCGCTTCACCCTCCAGCAGATCTACTTCCCACCCCTGACCAACCTGCTGCCCCAGGCCGCCGGTTCGCCCGCGTGGTTCGGCGTCGAGAAGCGGAACATGCGGGCGCGGTGGCGCTCCTGGCTCACCCTGCTGGCCATGACCGAGGACGACAACGAAGGGACCTTCGGGACCGTCCCGCTCACCGGTGGGTTCACCCGGCTGGCACCAGGGCTCGGACTGGGCACGATGACCTACCGCCCCACCTCCCGTACCCGCGGGGCATGGGGCCGGGCCGACACCGCGCTGCGGGAGATCCTGGAGAAGGACGGCCTGTCCCGGGTCCGCCCGTGGAGCGAGAACGTCGCCGACACCGTCACGGCCCATCCGCTCGGTTCGGCGCGCATCGGCGACGATCCGGCCACCAGCGCGCTCACCGACAGCCATGAACTGCGCGGCCACAGCGGGCTGTTCGTCACCGACGGCGCCGCCGTCCCGACGTCCCTGACCGTCAACCCCTCACTGACCATCGCGGCTCTCGCCGAACGCGCCGTCGCCACGATCGCCACCCGTGCCGCCGACGCCGGGGTCGTGCTGCGCCGCGACATTCCGCTGCCCGGCCGATGA
- a CDS encoding phosphatase PAP2 family protein yields MTGWSAPAVSPPSLRARLGLIAALAALVVVALGVLYADDSRPGIVDARILTASDGTGGPWRSFALATDFLGEPVGAATLIAVVVTGCLLLRHPRAAVLVVVGAGLSVGTATLLKSLVGRTIHGGNLSYPSGHTAFATALALVMALLATGRLGLGRTAGTSLVLAAALVAGAVMGWAQVSLGAHYPTDVLGGWCTALAVVPVAAWLVDRTADRLLSRTAEAVREGHH; encoded by the coding sequence GTGACCGGCTGGTCGGCGCCCGCGGTGTCACCCCCGTCGCTGCGCGCTCGGCTCGGGCTGATCGCGGCCCTCGCCGCGCTGGTGGTCGTCGCGCTCGGGGTCCTGTACGCCGACGACAGCAGACCAGGCATCGTGGACGCCCGGATCCTGACGGCGTCGGACGGTACGGGCGGGCCGTGGCGGTCCTTCGCCCTGGCCACGGACTTCTTGGGGGAGCCCGTGGGAGCGGCGACGCTGATCGCGGTCGTCGTGACGGGCTGCCTGCTGCTGCGGCATCCTCGCGCGGCGGTGCTCGTCGTGGTCGGCGCCGGCCTGAGCGTGGGAACGGCGACGCTGCTCAAGTCCCTGGTGGGACGCACCATCCACGGCGGGAACCTGTCCTACCCGAGCGGGCACACCGCCTTCGCCACCGCGCTCGCCCTCGTGATGGCACTGCTCGCGACCGGCCGCCTCGGCCTCGGAAGGACGGCCGGCACGTCACTCGTGCTCGCCGCGGCGCTGGTCGCCGGCGCCGTCATGGGCTGGGCGCAGGTCTCGCTGGGCGCGCACTACCCGACCGACGTCCTCGGCGGCTGGTGCACCGCCCTGGCGGTGGTACCGGTGGCCGCGTGGCTGGTCGACCGGACGGCCGACCGGCTGCTCTCCCGGACGGCCGAAGCCGTCCGGGAGGGGCATCACTGA
- a CDS encoding glutamate-1-semialdehyde 2,1-aminomutase codes for MDTEELHLPLSRTANERLHAMIPGGAHTYAKGDDQYPENLAPVISHGSGAHVWDVDGNRYIEYGSGLRSVSLGHAHPRVVEAVRRELDRGSNFVRPSIVEVEAAERFLATVPTAEMVKFAKNGSDATTAAVRLARAATGRPRVALCSDHPFFSVDDWFIGTTPMSAGIPAATNELTVAFPYGDLAATEELLTRYQDEVACLILEPATHTEPPPGYLAGLRELADRHGCVLIFDEMITGLRWSEAGAQGLYGVVPDLSTFGKALGNGFAVSALAGRRELMELGGLRPSGDRVFLLSTTHGAETHSLAAATAVLTTYAEEGITARLHVLGERLAAGVRDAAASMGVGDHIVVRGRASNLVFATLDEHRQPSQRYRTLFLRRLLAGGVLAPSFVVSSALDDADIDHTVDVVAQACAVYRKALDAADPTPWLGGRPVKPVFRRLA; via the coding sequence GTGGACACCGAAGAGCTCCACCTGCCCCTGTCGCGGACAGCCAACGAGCGGCTGCACGCCATGATTCCCGGGGGCGCGCACACCTACGCCAAGGGCGACGACCAGTACCCCGAGAACCTGGCCCCGGTCATCAGCCACGGCAGCGGTGCCCACGTGTGGGACGTCGACGGCAACCGCTACATCGAGTACGGCTCCGGTCTGCGGTCGGTCAGCCTCGGCCACGCCCACCCCCGCGTGGTCGAGGCGGTACGGCGGGAACTCGACCGCGGCAGCAACTTCGTCCGGCCCTCCATCGTGGAGGTCGAAGCCGCGGAACGCTTCCTGGCCACGGTGCCGACCGCCGAGATGGTCAAGTTCGCGAAGAACGGCTCCGACGCCACCACCGCCGCGGTACGCCTCGCCCGCGCCGCCACCGGCCGCCCGCGGGTGGCCCTCTGCTCCGACCATCCGTTCTTCTCCGTCGACGACTGGTTCATCGGCACCACGCCGATGTCCGCCGGCATTCCGGCGGCGACCAACGAACTCACCGTGGCGTTCCCCTACGGGGATCTGGCCGCCACGGAGGAGCTGCTCACCCGGTACCAGGACGAGGTCGCCTGCCTGATCCTCGAACCCGCCACCCACACCGAGCCGCCGCCCGGGTACCTCGCCGGCCTGCGTGAACTGGCCGACCGGCACGGCTGCGTACTGATCTTCGACGAGATGATCACCGGCCTGCGGTGGTCCGAGGCGGGCGCCCAGGGTCTGTACGGCGTCGTCCCCGACCTCTCCACGTTCGGCAAGGCGCTGGGCAACGGATTCGCGGTCTCCGCGCTGGCCGGACGCCGGGAACTGATGGAGCTGGGCGGTCTGCGGCCCTCCGGCGACCGGGTGTTCCTGCTGTCCACCACGCACGGTGCGGAAACGCACTCCCTGGCGGCCGCGACGGCGGTGCTCACCACCTACGCCGAAGAGGGCATCACCGCGCGGCTGCACGTCCTGGGCGAACGGCTGGCCGCCGGTGTCCGCGACGCCGCGGCCAGCATGGGGGTCGGCGACCACATCGTCGTCCGGGGCCGGGCCAGCAACCTGGTCTTCGCCACCCTCGACGAGCACCGGCAGCCGTCGCAGCGGTACCGCACCCTGTTCCTGCGCCGGCTCCTCGCGGGCGGGGTGCTGGCCCCGTCGTTCGTGGTGAGCAGCGCGCTCGACGACGCCGACATCGATCACACCGTCGACGTGGTGGCCCAGGCGTGCGCCGTGTACCGGAAGGCGCTGGATGCCGCCGACCCCACCCCGTGGCTGGGCGGACGACCGGTGAAGCCGGTGTTCCGGCGCCTCGCGTGA
- the rfbC gene encoding dTDP-4-dehydrorhamnose 3,5-epimerase: MKATEVPEITGAFLFEPTPYADERGFFCRTFDADVVRSVGLDPDAFVQDSLSRSVQGVLRGLHLRSGAGEAKLVRCSYGRIFDVVVDLRPDSPTFRNWASFELSGETQPTLYIPAGCAHGFQALTDTADTSYRIDRPHDPAEDVTIAFDDPELAIPWPLPVALMSRRDREAASLAEVLKHRES, from the coding sequence ATGAAAGCGACCGAAGTCCCGGAGATCACCGGCGCGTTCCTCTTCGAGCCGACGCCGTACGCCGACGAACGCGGCTTCTTCTGCCGCACCTTCGACGCCGACGTGGTCCGTTCGGTGGGCCTCGACCCGGACGCCTTCGTCCAGGACAGCCTGTCCCGTTCGGTCCAGGGCGTGCTGCGCGGCCTGCACCTGCGTTCCGGCGCCGGCGAGGCCAAGCTGGTGCGGTGCTCGTACGGGAGGATCTTCGACGTCGTCGTGGACCTGCGGCCGGATTCTCCCACCTTCCGCAACTGGGCCTCCTTTGAACTTTCAGGAGAAACACAACCAACTCTTTACATTCCCGCGGGATGCGCGCACGGTTTTCAGGCACTGACCGACACCGCCGACACCTCGTACCGCATCGACCGCCCGCATGATCCGGCCGAGGACGTGACCATCGCCTTCGACGACCCGGAGCTGGCCATTCCGTGGCCGCTGCCGGTCGCCCTGATGTCCCGACGGGACCGGGAGGCGGCGAGTCTCGCCGAGGTCCTGAAGCACCGAGAAAGCTGA